A genomic region of Pseudomonas migulae contains the following coding sequences:
- a CDS encoding HDOD domain-containing protein, with translation MPAQPQIMVDLQMEQYMPDPDLEVIAKLISQDPGLSGALLKIVNSPYYGLSNKIASIQRAVNLLGSRSIINLINAQSIKGEMNDDTIVTLNRFWDTAQDVAMTCLSLAKRIGVQAGDEAYALGLFHDCGVPLMLQRFPNYMTVLEEAYASASAECRIVDTENRVFNTNHAVVGYYTAKSWRLPEHVSTAIANHHNALAIFSDESSRNSQLKNLLAILKMAEHICASYRVLGNQTEDHEWNSIAPLVLDYVGLSDYDFDTLKQTIRDLGTHR, from the coding sequence GTGCCGGCCCAGCCGCAGATCATGGTGGATTTGCAGATGGAGCAGTACATGCCCGATCCGGACCTGGAAGTGATCGCCAAGCTGATCTCCCAGGACCCGGGCCTCTCTGGCGCCTTGCTGAAGATCGTCAACTCGCCGTATTACGGCTTGAGTAACAAGATCGCCTCGATCCAGCGTGCGGTGAATCTGCTGGGCAGCCGTTCGATCATCAACCTGATCAACGCGCAGTCGATCAAGGGCGAAATGAACGATGACACCATCGTCACCCTGAACCGTTTCTGGGACACCGCTCAGGACGTGGCGATGACCTGCCTGAGCCTGGCCAAGCGCATCGGCGTCCAGGCGGGCGATGAAGCGTACGCCCTGGGCCTGTTCCACGATTGCGGCGTGCCGCTGATGTTGCAGCGCTTCCCCAACTACATGACCGTTCTGGAAGAAGCCTACGCCAGCGCCAGTGCTGAATGCCGCATCGTCGACACCGAAAACCGGGTGTTCAATACCAACCATGCGGTGGTCGGTTACTACACAGCCAAATCCTGGCGCCTGCCGGAGCACGTGAGCACGGCGATCGCCAATCACCACAATGCACTGGCGATTTTCAGCGATGAGTCTTCGCGCAACAGTCAGCTGAAAAACCTGCTGGCCATCCTGAAGATGGCCGAGCACATCTGTGCGTCCTACCGGGTACTGGGCAACCAGACCGAGGACCATGAATGGAACAGCATCGCGCCGCTAGTGCTCGATTACGTGGGCCTCTCGGACTACGACTTCGACACCCTCAAACAAACCATTCGCGACCTCGGCACTCACCGCTGA
- the mutM gene encoding bifunctional DNA-formamidopyrimidine glycosylase/DNA-(apurinic or apyrimidinic site) lyase, protein MPELPEVETTRRGIAPHLEGQRVSRVIVRDRRLRWPIPEDLDVRLSGQRIVLVERRAKYLLINAEVGTLISHLGMSGNLRLVEVGMPAAKHEHVDIELESGLALRYTDPRRFGAMLWSLDPLNHELLIRLGPEPLTDLFDGERLFQQSRGRSMAVKPFIMDNAVVVGVGNIYATEALFAAGIDPRREAKSISRARYLKLAIEIKRILAAAIERGGTTLRDFIGGDGQPGYFQQELFVYGRGSQPCKVCGTELREVKLGQRASVFCPRCQS, encoded by the coding sequence ATGCCTGAACTGCCGGAAGTCGAAACCACCCGCCGCGGAATTGCGCCGCACCTGGAAGGCCAGCGCGTCAGCCGGGTGATCGTGCGTGATCGTCGCCTGCGCTGGCCGATCCCTGAAGACCTGGATGTGCGGCTCTCCGGCCAGCGCATCGTGCTGGTGGAGCGGCGCGCCAAGTACTTGCTGATCAATGCCGAAGTGGGCACGTTGATCAGTCATTTGGGGATGTCGGGCAATCTGCGTCTGGTGGAAGTCGGCATGCCGGCCGCCAAGCATGAGCATGTGGATATCGAGTTGGAGTCGGGCCTGGCCCTGCGTTACACCGACCCGCGACGGTTCGGCGCGATGCTCTGGAGCCTCGACCCGCTCAACCACGAATTGCTGATTCGCCTGGGGCCGGAGCCGTTGACCGACCTGTTCGACGGCGAGCGCCTGTTCCAGCAGTCCCGCGGGCGTTCGATGGCGGTCAAGCCGTTCATCATGGACAACGCGGTGGTGGTCGGCGTCGGCAATATCTACGCGACTGAAGCGTTGTTCGCGGCCGGTATCGACCCGCGTCGTGAGGCCAAGAGCATTTCCCGGGCGCGCTATTTGAAATTGGCGATCGAGATCAAACGCATTCTGGCCGCCGCCATCGAGCGCGGCGGTACGACGTTGCGCGACTTTATCGGCGGCGACGGCCAGCCAGGTTATTTCCAGCAGGAATTGTTCGTGTACGGCCGTGGCAGTCAGCCGTGCAAGGTCTGCGGGACGGAGCTGCGGGAAGTCAAACTCGGGCAACGCGCCAGCGTCTTTTGCCCGCGCTGCCAGAGCTGA
- a CDS encoding multidrug transporter, whose translation MNLLRTAAVVVLLSVGAPVLAANTGSGDPRYTIQNPPAYAMLGDLLIARPLLVAATVIGAGAFVVSLPFTALGGNVGDAGQALVVDPAKAAFVRCLGCIGEGFEQRE comes from the coding sequence ATGAACCTGCTTCGAACCGCTGCCGTCGTCGTGCTGCTGAGCGTCGGCGCGCCCGTGCTGGCGGCCAACACCGGCAGCGGCGATCCGCGCTACACCATCCAGAATCCCCCAGCGTACGCCATGCTCGGCGATTTGCTGATTGCCCGACCCTTGCTGGTCGCGGCAACGGTGATCGGTGCGGGGGCGTTTGTGGTGTCGTTGCCGTTTACCGCGCTGGGCGGCAATGTCGGCGATGCGGGGCAGGCGCTGGTGGTTGATCCGGCGAAGGCGGCGTTTGTGCGGTGTCTGGGGTGTATCGGGGAGGGGTTTGAACAGCGGGAGTGA
- a CDS encoding YfhL family 4Fe-4S dicluster ferredoxin, whose product MSLIITDDCINCDVCEPECPNAAISQGEEIYVIDPNLCTQCVGHYDEPQCQQVCPVDCIPLDEAHPETEEQLMAKYRVITGKA is encoded by the coding sequence ATGTCCCTGATCATCACCGACGATTGCATCAACTGCGACGTCTGCGAACCCGAGTGCCCGAACGCTGCCATTTCCCAAGGCGAAGAGATCTACGTGATCGACCCGAACCTGTGCACACAGTGTGTCGGCCATTACGACGAACCTCAGTGCCAGCAGGTCTGCCCGGTGGATTGCATTCCGCTGGACGAGGCGCATCCGGAGACTGAAGAGCAGTTGATGGCGAAGTACCGGGTCATTACCGGCAAGGCTTGA
- the ilvD gene encoding dihydroxy-acid dehydratase, whose product MPDYRSKTSTHGRNMAGARALWRATGMKDDDFKKPIIAIANSFTQFVPGHVHLKDLGQLVAREIERAGGVAKEFNTIAVDDGIAMGHDGMLYSLPSREIIADSVEYMVNAHCADAIVCISNCDKITPGMLMAALRLNIPVIFVSGGPMEAGKTKLASHGLDLVDAMVIAADSSASDEKVAEYERSACPTCGSCSGMFTANSMNCLVEALGLALPGNGSTLATHSDREQLFLQAGRTIVELCKRYYTENDESVLPRNIANFKAFENAMTLDIAMGGSTNTILHLLAAAQEAEIDFDLRDIDRLSRHVPQLCKVAPNIQKYHMEDVHRAGGIFSILGSLARGGLLHTDLPTVHSKSLAEGIAKWDITQTDDEAVHHFFKAGPAGIPTQTAFSQSTRWETLDDDRENGCIRSVEHAYSKEGGLAVLYGNIALDGCVVKTAGVDESIHVFEGNAKIFESQDSAVRGILADEVKAGDIVIIRYEGPKGGPGMQEMLYPTSYLKSKGLGKACALLTDGRFSGGTSGLSIGHASPEAAAGGAIGLVQDGDKVLIDIPNRSINLLISDEEMAGRRAEQDQKGWKPVEKRPRKVTTALKAYALLATSADKGAVRNKAMLDGL is encoded by the coding sequence ATGCCTGATTACCGCTCGAAAACATCCACCCACGGCCGCAATATGGCCGGCGCCCGCGCATTGTGGCGCGCCACGGGGATGAAAGATGACGACTTCAAAAAGCCGATCATCGCCATTGCCAACTCCTTCACCCAGTTCGTACCGGGCCACGTCCACCTCAAGGACCTGGGCCAACTGGTCGCCCGCGAAATCGAACGCGCCGGCGGTGTAGCGAAAGAATTCAACACCATCGCTGTCGACGACGGCATCGCCATGGGCCACGACGGCATGCTGTATTCGCTGCCGAGCCGCGAGATCATCGCCGACTCCGTCGAGTACATGGTCAACGCCCACTGCGCCGACGCCATCGTCTGCATCTCCAACTGCGACAAGATCACCCCTGGCATGCTGATGGCTGCCCTGCGCCTGAACATCCCGGTGATCTTCGTTTCCGGCGGCCCGATGGAAGCCGGCAAGACCAAACTGGCCAGCCACGGTCTCGACCTCGTCGACGCCATGGTGATCGCCGCCGACTCCAGCGCTTCTGACGAGAAAGTCGCTGAGTACGAGCGTAGCGCCTGCCCGACCTGCGGTTCGTGCTCCGGCATGTTCACCGCCAACTCGATGAACTGCCTGGTCGAAGCCCTGGGCCTGGCATTGCCGGGCAACGGTTCGACCCTGGCCACCCACAGTGATCGCGAGCAGTTGTTCCTGCAGGCTGGCCGCACCATCGTCGAGCTGTGCAAGCGTTACTACACCGAGAACGACGAGTCGGTATTGCCGCGCAACATCGCCAACTTCAAGGCGTTCGAAAACGCCATGACCCTGGACATCGCCATGGGCGGGTCCACCAACACCATCCTGCACTTGCTGGCCGCCGCCCAGGAAGCCGAGATCGATTTCGACCTGCGCGACATCGACCGTCTCTCCCGCCACGTGCCGCAACTGTGCAAAGTCGCGCCGAACATCCAGAAGTACCACATGGAAGACGTGCACCGCGCCGGCGGGATCTTCAGCATCCTCGGCTCGCTGGCCCGTGGCGGCCTGCTGCACACCGACCTGCCGACCGTGCACAGCAAGTCCCTGGCTGAAGGCATCGCCAAGTGGGACATCACCCAGACCGACGACGAAGCGGTGCATCACTTCTTCAAGGCCGGCCCGGCGGGCATCCCGACGCAAACCGCGTTCAGCCAGTCGACCCGTTGGGAAACCCTGGACGACGACCGTGAAAACGGCTGCATCCGCAGTGTCGAACACGCTTACTCGAAAGAAGGCGGCCTGGCCGTTCTCTACGGCAACATCGCGCTCGATGGCTGCGTGGTGAAGACAGCGGGCGTCGACGAGTCGATCCACGTGTTCGAAGGCAACGCGAAGATCTTCGAAAGCCAGGACAGCGCCGTACGCGGCATCCTCGCGGACGAAGTGAAGGCCGGCGACATCGTGATCATCCGTTACGAAGGCCCGAAAGGCGGCCCGGGCATGCAGGAAATGCTGTACCCGACGTCGTACCTGAAATCCAAAGGCCTGGGCAAAGCCTGCGCCCTGCTCACCGACGGTCGCTTCTCCGGCGGCACCTCGGGCCTGTCCATCGGCCACGCTTCCCCGGAAGCGGCGGCGGGCGGCGCGATTGGCCTGGTGCAGGATGGCGACAAAGTGCTGATCGACATTCCGAACCGCTCGATCAACCTGTTGATCAGCGACGAAGAAATGGCTGGCCGTCGTGCCGAGCAGGATCAGAAAGGCTGGAAACCTGTTGAAAAACGTCCACGCAAGGTGACCACCGCACTGAAGGCCTACGCCCTGCTGGCGACCAGCGCCGACAAGGGTGCTGTGCGTAACAAGGCGATGCTTGACGGGCTGTAA
- a CDS encoding class I SAM-dependent rRNA methyltransferase, which translates to MSLPSLRLKANADRRLRNGHLWVYSNEIDVAATPLHGFKAGDQAILEAAGGKPLGIVAMSPNNLICARLLSRDIKLPLDKSLLVHRLNVALSLRDRLFDKPFYRLVYGDSDLLPGLVVDRFGDILVVQIASATMEAHKDDVIAALTQVLKPSGILFKNDSAARDAEGLNRYVETVFGLVPEWVALEENGVKFEAPVIQGQKTGWFYDHRMNRARLAPYAKGKRVLDLYSYIGGWGVQAAAFGASEVFCVDASAFALDGVERNAALNGFAEKMTCIEGDVFEALKELKASEERFDVIVADPPAFIKRKKDMKNGEGAYRRLNEQAMRLLSKDGILVSASCSMHLPEDDLQNILLTSARHLDRNIQMLERGGQGPDHPVHPAIAETRYIKSITCRLLPNS; encoded by the coding sequence ATGTCCCTGCCTAGCCTGCGCCTCAAAGCCAACGCCGACCGTCGCCTGCGAAACGGCCACTTGTGGGTCTACAGCAACGAAATCGATGTAGCCGCCACCCCGTTGCACGGCTTCAAGGCCGGCGACCAGGCGATCCTCGAAGCCGCCGGCGGCAAGCCGCTGGGCATCGTTGCCATGAGCCCGAACAACCTGATCTGCGCCCGCCTGCTGTCGCGCGACATCAAGTTGCCGCTGGACAAGTCGCTGCTGGTGCATCGCCTGAACGTCGCCCTGTCCTTGCGTGATCGCCTGTTCGACAAGCCGTTCTACCGCCTGGTCTACGGTGACTCCGACCTGCTGCCAGGCCTGGTGGTCGACCGTTTCGGCGACATCCTGGTGGTGCAGATCGCTTCGGCGACCATGGAAGCCCATAAAGACGACGTGATCGCAGCGCTGACCCAAGTGCTCAAGCCAAGCGGCATTCTGTTCAAGAACGACTCCGCCGCCCGTGACGCCGAAGGCCTCAACCGCTACGTCGAAACCGTGTTCGGCCTGGTGCCGGAGTGGGTCGCGCTGGAAGAGAACGGCGTTAAATTCGAAGCCCCGGTCATCCAGGGTCAGAAAACCGGCTGGTTCTACGACCACCGTATGAACCGCGCCCGTCTGGCCCCATATGCCAAAGGCAAACGCGTACTCGACCTCTACAGCTACATCGGTGGCTGGGGTGTGCAAGCAGCCGCATTCGGCGCCAGTGAAGTGTTCTGCGTCGACGCATCGGCCTTCGCCCTCGACGGTGTGGAACGCAACGCCGCGCTGAACGGTTTTGCCGAGAAGATGACCTGCATCGAAGGCGACGTCTTCGAAGCCCTGAAAGAGCTGAAAGCCAGCGAAGAGCGCTTCGACGTCATCGTGGCCGACCCGCCAGCATTCATCAAACGCAAGAAAGACATGAAAAACGGCGAAGGCGCCTACCGTCGCTTGAACGAGCAAGCCATGCGCCTGCTCAGCAAGGACGGCATCCTCGTAAGCGCCTCGTGCTCGATGCACCTGCCGGAAGACGACCTGCAGAACATCCTGCTGACCAGCGCCCGTCACCTGGACCGCAACATCCAGATGCTGGAACGCGGCGGCCAGGGCCCGGATCATCCGGTGCACCCGGCGATCGCTGAAACCCGCTACATCAAAAGCATCACCTGCCGGTTGCTGCCAAACAGCTAA
- a CDS encoding MFS transporter: MTPAIHAKEKSSFILLLMTMTLLAVFPLDVVLPSFPALSEHFRTSPSDIALSVSIFAIGLAFSLLLIGPLSDMFGRKKLLLGGVALAAVGATGCLFASDFTWFLVFRVIQAVGCGSFALSQALVQDLFAGRELERLRIWMTTAGGIFISSSPLMGTWLQLHLGWQGSFYVFISLAIIVWLRSWFLLRESRSSERAPRRFFGAYWLLLSDIRFTGYWLISALAFACHFSFLVISPIIFMEHLDLSAYQFAWALLLYGAAYVVGGIVASILHRYLEGGTQIIIGLGLIALSGLVMLWLAWQFGLSAATVLIPMLICTAGTTVSRPIANSRAMSLYPQHAGTSTSAGSLMIFMCGGLISAVINLASEHLTTALGLCFLTLSAVGLGLNALISRRALSSSKITTTV; encoded by the coding sequence ATGACTCCTGCCATTCACGCCAAAGAAAAATCGTCGTTCATCCTGTTGTTGATGACCATGACGCTCCTCGCCGTTTTCCCTCTCGACGTGGTTCTGCCCTCGTTTCCCGCCCTTTCCGAGCACTTCCGCACATCCCCTTCCGATATCGCCTTGTCCGTCAGCATCTTTGCCATCGGCCTGGCGTTTTCGCTGCTGTTGATCGGGCCGCTGTCGGATATGTTCGGGCGTAAGAAGCTCTTGCTGGGAGGAGTAGCACTCGCAGCAGTGGGTGCAACGGGCTGCCTGTTCGCCAGTGATTTCACTTGGTTTCTGGTATTTCGCGTGATTCAGGCAGTGGGTTGCGGGTCGTTTGCGTTGTCTCAGGCGCTGGTCCAGGATCTCTTCGCCGGCAGGGAGCTGGAACGCCTGCGGATCTGGATGACCACCGCCGGCGGGATTTTCATCTCCAGTTCGCCGCTGATGGGCACCTGGCTGCAGTTGCATCTGGGCTGGCAGGGCAGCTTCTATGTCTTCATCAGCCTGGCGATCATCGTCTGGTTGAGATCCTGGTTTCTGCTGAGAGAGAGCCGCAGCAGCGAGCGGGCGCCACGGCGATTTTTCGGCGCTTACTGGCTGCTCCTTTCGGACATCCGTTTTACCGGTTACTGGCTGATTTCCGCCCTCGCCTTCGCCTGCCATTTCTCGTTTCTCGTCATCTCACCGATCATTTTCATGGAGCATCTGGACCTTTCCGCCTACCAGTTCGCCTGGGCGCTGTTGCTCTATGGTGCGGCCTATGTGGTCGGCGGGATTGTTGCCAGCATCCTGCATCGCTATCTGGAAGGCGGCACACAAATAATCATCGGCCTGGGTCTGATCGCCCTGTCGGGGCTGGTGATGCTGTGGCTGGCCTGGCAGTTCGGCCTGTCGGCTGCCACCGTGCTGATCCCCATGCTGATCTGTACCGCGGGCACCACCGTTTCCCGGCCCATCGCCAACTCCAGGGCGATGAGTCTTTACCCGCAACACGCTGGCACCTCGACCTCTGCCGGCAGCCTGATGATTTTCATGTGCGGCGGGCTGATCAGCGCCGTGATCAATCTGGCCAGCGAACACCTGACCACCGCGCTGGGCTTGTGCTTTTTGACCCTGAGCGCGGTAGGGCTGGGATTGAACGCGTTGATCAGTCGGCGTGCGCTAAGCAGTAGCAAAATAACCACGACGGTGTAG